One part of the Nostoc sp. PCC 7120 = FACHB-418 genome encodes these proteins:
- the nblB gene encoding phycobilisome degradation protein NblB: MSITPESVREALSSEHLGDRLRAVNHIRELDKAIAFELVQIAITDGNSRVRYSAVSQFDTLGTQDLDLSLDILRGLLSDPEADVQAAAADCLGALKLHAAFEDLQQLYHNTPEWLVQFSIIAALGELGDPRSFELLKEALSSEVELVQTAAISSLGELGDLQAVPLLVPYASSSDWQIRYRVTQALARLGGAEAKSILETLVNDEVEAIALEAQQSLQSV, from the coding sequence ATGAGTATTACTCCTGAGTCTGTAAGAGAAGCACTCAGTTCAGAACATTTGGGCGATCGCCTACGTGCGGTAAATCACATCCGGGAATTAGATAAAGCGATCGCTTTTGAATTAGTACAAATTGCTATTACTGATGGTAATTCCCGTGTTAGGTACTCAGCAGTAAGTCAGTTTGATACCCTTGGCACTCAGGATTTAGATTTATCGTTAGATATATTGCGGGGTTTATTAAGTGATCCGGAAGCTGATGTACAAGCAGCCGCCGCAGATTGTTTAGGTGCGTTGAAATTACACGCTGCTTTTGAAGACCTACAACAGCTTTATCACAACACTCCTGAATGGTTGGTGCAATTTAGCATTATTGCTGCATTGGGAGAATTGGGAGATCCGCGATCGTTTGAACTACTCAAAGAAGCACTATCTTCAGAGGTGGAATTAGTCCAAACTGCTGCTATTAGTTCTCTGGGTGAGTTGGGAGATTTGCAAGCAGTCCCTCTGTTAGTTCCCTACGCCAGCAGTTCCGATTGGCAAATTCGTTATCGAGTCACACAAGCCTTAGCTCGTTTGGGTGGTGCAGAAGCTAAATCTATTTTAGAGACTTTGGTTAATGATGAAGTAGAGGCGATCGCTCTGGAAGCTCAACAATCTTTGCAATCAGTTTAA
- a CDS encoding pre-peptidase C-terminal domain-containing protein: MTLDNAGNTLTTAKKLSVSSNIQTFADRVDSTDPNDFYSFSLSARSSLNIAVDGLSANADLQLIRDTNSNGLVDSGEVISGSNKTGRSSESIRRTLDAGNYFIRVYSNTGDTNYNLKVFENFAPTALEFKLNDSSLKATDTLSINSGWVSDSNGVSDLSKVDFRIQRANGSWIDVADATKFTVDPNNTNKASFSHNLSLNSLNLAAGAYTLQGIAYDKTGATSNTVRLGLTIENPELTLTNAKKITLSAKTQTFADRVDSTNINDFYSFSLSARGNLNLVVDGLSANADVQIIRDSNSNGLFDGGEVVTGAYKTGSGSESIRRTLDAGNYFIRVYSQSGNTNYNLKVFENFAPTALDFKLNNTSLKPTDTLSINSAWVSDSNGASDLSKVDFRIQRADGSWINVADTTKFTPDSSNANKASFSYSLSLSSLNLAVGTYTLQGIAYDKTGAASNTVNQTFTVTTTPTTTTPITTTPTTVQDWFSQNLLDQQLITLTRNLASDGNLSRQDMLDIFRNVQDDSKVDANEVKDLRTLVGASTRFSMQDPVKWLSTQVANGAFVDMAASNFESSLVGRWFLGTIAPTPVFNGKTLTYTTVTGNLFGSASEARIGDIDQGGLGDCAFLAALGATFGRQFNDAGNTSSSVINSMITDNGDNTYTMRFYQNGVAEYVTVDRRIATSISAKRNDGVIWVALVEKAYAQWREWRENTPGYNLIGNGDTLNRPLGFITGQASTYVSSSSTNLYSAIETALANGRAVATARISSTDSLAIGGHAYSVTNVYTNSSGEKRFVVRNPWGVDGRSVRGANDGFIDVSLDEFKQSFNYGVSIVSA, translated from the coding sequence ATGACTCTTGATAATGCAGGTAACACATTAACTACTGCTAAAAAACTCTCTGTATCCTCTAATATCCAGACTTTTGCAGACCGAGTGGATTCGACAGATCCTAATGATTTTTATAGTTTCAGTCTGTCCGCTCGTAGTAGTCTTAATATTGCTGTTGATGGGTTGAGTGCTAATGCAGATTTGCAGTTAATTAGAGATACTAACAGCAATGGTTTAGTTGATAGCGGCGAAGTTATCAGTGGTTCTAACAAAACTGGCCGCAGCAGTGAATCAATTCGCAGGACACTAGATGCCGGTAATTATTTCATCAGAGTCTATTCCAATACTGGCGATACTAACTACAATCTCAAGGTATTTGAAAATTTCGCCCCAACTGCACTAGAGTTTAAGCTGAATGACAGCAGCCTCAAAGCAACAGATACACTCAGCATTAATAGCGGTTGGGTATCAGATAGCAACGGTGTCAGCGATCTTTCCAAGGTAGATTTCCGTATACAAAGAGCAAACGGAAGTTGGATAGATGTAGCTGATGCTACTAAATTTACTGTCGATCCTAACAATACAAATAAAGCAAGTTTCAGCCACAATTTGTCTCTCAACAGCTTGAATTTAGCGGCTGGTGCTTATACTCTCCAAGGTATAGCTTATGACAAGACTGGTGCTACTAGTAATACAGTACGGTTAGGCCTGACAATTGAGAATCCTGAACTCACGTTAACTAATGCGAAAAAAATAACTTTATCTGCAAAGACCCAGACTTTTGCAGATAGGGTGGATTCAACAAATATCAACGATTTCTACAGTTTCAGTTTGTCTGCTCGTGGTAACTTGAATCTCGTTGTCGATGGTTTGAGTGCCAATGCAGATGTACAGATTATTAGAGACTCCAACAGCAATGGTTTGTTTGATGGTGGTGAAGTTGTTACTGGTGCTTACAAAACTGGAAGCGGTAGTGAATCCATTCGCAGAACTCTAGATGCTGGAAATTATTTCATTAGAGTCTATTCACAAAGTGGCAATACTAATTACAATCTCAAGGTATTTGAGAATTTTGCCCCAACTGCACTAGATTTTAAGCTGAATAACACCAGCCTCAAACCAACAGACACCCTCAGTATCAATAGTGCTTGGGTATCGGATAGCAACGGTGCGAGTGACCTTTCCAAAGTAGATTTCCGCATTCAAAGAGCAGACGGAAGTTGGATAAATGTAGCTGATACTACTAAATTTACTCCTGATTCTAGCAATGCAAATAAGGCAAGTTTCAGCTACAGTTTGTCTTTAAGCAGTTTGAATCTGGCAGTTGGTACTTATACTCTCCAAGGAATAGCTTACGACAAGACCGGTGCTGCTAGTAATACAGTCAACCAGACATTTACAGTAACGACCACACCAACCACAACAACACCAATCACCACAACACCAACGACTGTTCAAGATTGGTTCAGCCAAAATCTTCTCGACCAACAACTCATTACATTAACCCGCAACTTAGCATCTGACGGTAACTTAAGCCGCCAGGATATGCTGGATATCTTCAGAAATGTTCAAGATGATTCTAAGGTTGATGCTAATGAAGTAAAAGACCTCAGAACATTGGTGGGTGCTAGCACTCGTTTTAGTATGCAAGACCCTGTGAAGTGGCTATCCACACAGGTTGCTAATGGTGCGTTTGTAGATATGGCGGCTAGTAATTTTGAATCTAGTTTAGTTGGTCGCTGGTTCTTAGGTACAATAGCACCAACACCCGTCTTTAATGGTAAGACTCTCACCTACACCACAGTTACAGGTAATCTTTTCGGTAGCGCTAGCGAAGCGCGAATTGGTGATATTGACCAAGGAGGGCTAGGTGATTGTGCATTTTTAGCTGCTTTAGGTGCAACTTTTGGTCGTCAGTTTAATGATGCAGGTAACACTTCTAGTTCTGTAATTAACAGTATGATTACAGATAATGGTGACAATACATACACCATGCGCTTTTATCAGAATGGTGTAGCAGAATATGTTACTGTTGACCGTCGTATTGCTACCAGCATATCTGCTAAAAGAAATGATGGTGTTATTTGGGTTGCTTTAGTTGAAAAAGCTTATGCCCAATGGCGGGAATGGAGAGAAAATACTCCTGGTTATAACCTCATTGGTAATGGCGATACCCTTAATCGCCCACTTGGATTTATTACAGGCCAAGCAAGCACATATGTAAGCTCTAGTAGCACTAATCTTTACTCTGCTATTGAGACTGCTTTAGCGAACGGTAGAGCTGTAGCCACAGCAAGAATAAGTAGTACTGATAGTCTAGCCATAGGTGGTCATGCCTATTCTGTAACAAATGTTTACACAAATAGTAGCGGTGAAAAAAGATTTGTAGTGCGTAACCCCTGGGGTGTTGATGGGCGAAGCGTGCGCGGAGCTAATGACGGATTTATTGACGTATCCTTAGACGAGTTCAAACAGTCTTTTAATTATGGGGTTAGTATTGTTTCTGCATAA
- a CDS encoding DUF4351 domain-containing protein, translating to MSFDNLCKLLSEKYPENFASWVLGTPQTTVKVLKTELSIEPIRADYVTFLQLEGRILHLEFQTKLESNPPLPLRMLDYWVRLYRLYRLPITQVVVLLLPPAPGTVIETVFSVENTRHEYRVIRMWEENPELFLNDSALLPLAPLTATNQPQVLLQQVVEQVNQLEPTQRSEISAYTQILAGLKYRKELIKQLFREGMMRESVIYQEILAEGEQRGEQIGEQRERSLVLRLLTRRVGELPQDMGDRLETLSLEQLENLGEALLDFTNLADLFSWLDTHSERE from the coding sequence ATGTCATTTGATAATCTCTGCAAGCTGTTATCAGAAAAATATCCCGAAAACTTTGCTAGTTGGGTTCTCGGAACACCTCAAACAACTGTCAAAGTCCTCAAAACCGAATTAAGCATTGAACCAATACGCGCTGATTACGTTACCTTCTTACAATTAGAAGGACGTATCCTCCATCTTGAATTTCAAACCAAACTCGAATCTAACCCACCACTACCTCTGCGGATGTTGGATTATTGGGTGAGGCTATATCGATTGTATCGTTTACCAATCACTCAAGTTGTGGTTTTATTGCTTCCTCCCGCACCAGGGACAGTGATTGAAACTGTTTTTTCAGTAGAAAATACACGTCATGAATACAGAGTAATTCGGATGTGGGAGGAAAATCCAGAATTATTTCTCAATGACTCGGCTTTGTTACCTTTAGCACCACTTACAGCAACAAATCAGCCACAAGTTTTACTACAACAAGTTGTCGAACAAGTTAATCAACTAGAACCTACACAACGCTCAGAAATATCGGCTTATACTCAAATATTAGCAGGGTTAAAATATAGAAAAGAATTGATTAAACAACTATTCCGGGAGGGAATGATGCGCGAGTCAGTGATTTATCAGGAAATTTTGGCTGAGGGTGAACAACGAGGTGAACAAATAGGTGAACAACGGGAGCGATCGCTCGTTCTCCGACTATTAACACGACGAGTAGGAGAATTACCCCAAGATATGGGCGATCGCCTAGAAACTCTCTCCCTAGAACAATTAGAAAATCTGGGCGAAGCGCTGTTAGATTTTACTAACTTGGCTGATTTATTCTCGTGGTTAGATACGCATTCGGAGAGGGAATAA
- a CDS encoding DUF456 domain-containing protein, protein MQILYWLLIALMLVGVVGAVVPAIPGTSLILIAIIIWGIVSSSFAAIKIPLIVTIIVLILSIGVDFLAGYLGAKQAGASKWGQIGAFVGLVLGFFGLLPALPFGGPLLGILFGPLLGAIVGEYIYRREFWLAVKAGIGIVVGTLVGNLIQGVLAIATVAVFLFTTWPQVFGS, encoded by the coding sequence ATGCAAATTCTTTATTGGCTACTCATTGCCTTAATGCTGGTAGGTGTTGTTGGTGCAGTAGTTCCTGCTATCCCTGGAACCAGTTTAATTTTAATTGCCATTATCATTTGGGGAATTGTTAGTAGTTCCTTTGCAGCGATTAAAATTCCCTTGATTGTGACAATTATTGTCTTAATTTTAAGTATTGGAGTTGATTTTCTAGCTGGATACTTGGGTGCAAAACAAGCAGGTGCTAGCAAGTGGGGTCAAATTGGCGCATTTGTGGGTTTGGTTTTGGGATTTTTCGGATTATTACCAGCTTTGCCTTTTGGCGGCCCATTGTTGGGGATTTTATTTGGGCCGTTGTTAGGGGCGATTGTGGGTGAGTATATTTACCGAAGGGAATTTTGGTTGGCTGTGAAGGCTGGTATTGGTATTGTTGTCGGTACGTTGGTAGGAAATTTAATTCAAGGAGTTTTGGCGATCGCTACAGTTGCAGTATTCTTATTTACAACTTGGCCACAAGTATTTGGTAGCTAA
- a CDS encoding cofactor assembly of complex C subunit B encodes MTKPDPNRVLRRLPLVVGGLGAILLLINRLLTPELTNSQARGDVLGVILSAVLILTGLIWQQVQPRSPDSVELIGEEGFALAADLPEAVKTELAWASHLLLTNTVTRSLVVYYQGKVLLRRGILAPKAEVTPGAIVKRVLEKQQPVYLVALYVYPGRIEFDYLPENTQGVICQPIGNEGVLILGANAPRSYTKQDENWIAGIADKLAVTLKSI; translated from the coding sequence ATGACCAAACCTGATCCCAATCGAGTTTTGCGGCGCTTACCCTTAGTAGTAGGTGGGTTAGGCGCTATACTTTTGCTAATTAACCGTTTATTGACACCAGAATTGACAAACTCTCAAGCCCGTGGTGATGTGCTGGGAGTGATTTTGAGTGCTGTGCTAATTTTAACGGGTTTAATTTGGCAGCAGGTACAGCCGCGATCGCCTGATTCTGTAGAACTCATTGGCGAAGAAGGTTTTGCTTTAGCAGCAGATTTACCAGAAGCCGTGAAAACAGAACTAGCCTGGGCATCTCATTTATTGTTGACTAACACAGTAACGCGATCGCTGGTGGTTTACTATCAAGGTAAGGTTTTGTTACGTCGCGGTATTCTGGCACCAAAGGCAGAAGTTACACCAGGCGCGATCGTTAAACGAGTTTTGGAAAAACAACAGCCTGTTTATTTAGTAGCTTTATATGTCTACCCAGGACGAATTGAATTTGATTATTTACCAGAAAATACCCAAGGCGTAATTTGTCAACCAATTGGTAATGAAGGGGTATTAATTTTAGGGGCAAATGCTCCTAGAAGTTACACCAAACAAGATGAAAATTGGATAGCAGGAATTGCTGATAAATTAGCTGTAACCCTCAAATCTATATAA
- the rpaB gene encoding response regulator transcription factor RpaB, with product MESHKEKILVVDDEASIRRILETRLSMIGYDVVTAGDGEEALDTFRKSDPDLVVLDVMMPKLDGYGVCQELRKESDVPIIMLTALGDVADRITGLELGADDYVVKPFSPKELEARIRSVLRRVDKTGASGIPSSGVIHVGNIKIDTNKRQVYKGDERIRLTGMEFSLLELLVSRSGEAFSRSEILQEVWGYTPERHVDTRVVDVHISRLRAKLEDDPSNPELILTARGTGYLFQRIIEPGEE from the coding sequence TTGGAAAGTCATAAAGAAAAAATCCTGGTAGTAGACGACGAAGCTAGCATTCGCCGAATTTTAGAAACGCGCCTTTCAATGATTGGCTACGATGTAGTCACAGCAGGGGATGGCGAAGAAGCTTTAGACACATTCCGCAAATCTGACCCCGATTTAGTGGTTTTGGATGTAATGATGCCAAAACTAGATGGTTACGGTGTTTGTCAAGAACTACGTAAAGAATCGGATGTCCCCATAATTATGCTAACAGCCTTAGGGGACGTTGCCGATCGCATCACTGGTCTAGAGTTAGGTGCTGATGACTACGTAGTTAAACCATTTTCACCCAAAGAACTAGAAGCAAGAATTCGCTCAGTATTACGACGGGTAGATAAAACTGGTGCCTCTGGTATTCCCAGTTCTGGAGTGATTCACGTTGGCAATATCAAAATTGATACCAACAAGCGCCAAGTTTACAAAGGCGATGAGCGTATCCGCTTGACAGGTATGGAATTCAGTTTACTAGAGTTGCTAGTCAGCCGTTCTGGAGAAGCTTTTTCCCGTTCGGAAATTTTACAAGAAGTCTGGGGTTATACTCCCGAACGCCATGTAGATACCCGCGTGGTGGATGTGCATATCTCCCGCTTACGGGCAAAATTAGAAGATGACCCCAGCAACCCAGAATTAATTCTCACAGCAAGGGGTACTGGTTATTTGTTTCAACGCATAATTGAGCCAGGAGAAGAATAG
- the radA gene encoding DNA repair protein RadA, with protein sequence MAKPKTFYICNECGAESPQWFGKCPACGTYNSLEEQITIQSSVDVPKGGVSGWHASQNNGKAPVKPPKARASLTFDQITDRQIARWESGYGELDRVLGGGVVPGSMVLIGGDPGIGKSTLLLQVSNQLAQRYRILYVTGEESGQQVKLRASRLGVAKCLSVVGDDQQEESEQTSPVSIAESVGADLYVLPETDLEEILREVDSLKPNVAVIDSIQTVFFPALTSAPGSVAQVRECTAALMKVAKHEDITMLIVGHVTKEGAIAGPKVLEHLVDTVLYFEGDRFASHRLLRTVKNRFGATHEIGIFEMVANGLREVPNPSELFLGNRDDPAPGTAIVVACEGTRPIVVELQALVSPTSYPSPRRAGTGIDYNRLVQILAVLEKRVGIPMSKLDSYVASAGGLNVEEPAVDLGIAIAIVASFRDRIVDPGTVLIGEVGLGGQVRSVSQMELRLKEAAKLGFKKAIVPKGQKFPDFDIEIIPVAKVIDAIIAAIPHQELTEEDFNPDEDE encoded by the coding sequence ATGGCAAAGCCCAAAACTTTTTACATTTGTAACGAATGTGGAGCAGAATCTCCCCAATGGTTTGGTAAGTGTCCAGCTTGTGGTACTTACAATTCCTTAGAAGAACAGATTACCATTCAATCTTCCGTAGATGTACCTAAGGGGGGAGTTAGTGGTTGGCACGCTTCTCAGAATAATGGCAAAGCACCTGTTAAGCCGCCAAAAGCACGAGCTTCTTTAACATTTGACCAAATTACCGATCGCCAAATTGCACGTTGGGAGTCTGGCTATGGGGAACTGGATCGGGTACTTGGTGGTGGTGTGGTTCCGGGTTCGATGGTGTTGATTGGTGGCGATCCTGGTATCGGTAAATCTACTTTATTACTACAAGTTTCAAATCAATTGGCGCAGAGATATCGGATTCTCTATGTAACTGGCGAAGAATCTGGGCAACAGGTAAAGTTAAGAGCTTCTCGCTTAGGTGTGGCAAAATGCCTAAGTGTTGTAGGAGATGATCAGCAAGAAGAGTCAGAACAGACGTCTCCAGTATCAATAGCTGAAAGTGTAGGTGCAGATTTATATGTTCTTCCAGAGACAGATTTAGAAGAAATATTACGAGAGGTGGATTCTCTCAAGCCCAATGTGGCAGTGATTGATAGTATTCAAACCGTGTTTTTTCCCGCCCTGACCTCTGCGCCTGGTTCAGTCGCCCAAGTCAGGGAATGTACAGCCGCCTTAATGAAAGTGGCAAAACACGAAGACATCACCATGTTAATTGTCGGACACGTCACCAAAGAAGGTGCGATCGCCGGGCCAAAAGTTTTAGAACACCTAGTAGATACAGTACTCTATTTTGAAGGCGATCGCTTTGCTTCTCATCGGTTATTACGTACAGTTAAAAACCGCTTCGGTGCAACTCACGAAATCGGTATCTTTGAAATGGTGGCGAATGGATTGCGAGAAGTACCTAATCCCAGTGAGCTATTTCTAGGTAATCGTGATGATCCTGCTCCTGGTACAGCCATTGTTGTGGCTTGTGAAGGTACACGCCCTATTGTCGTAGAATTACAAGCCTTAGTCAGTCCCACCAGCTACCCCTCTCCCCGCCGTGCAGGTACAGGTATAGACTATAACCGATTAGTCCAAATTCTCGCTGTGTTAGAAAAACGCGTGGGAATCCCCATGTCCAAATTAGATTCTTACGTCGCTTCGGCTGGAGGATTAAACGTAGAAGAACCAGCCGTAGATTTAGGGATAGCCATTGCTATCGTTGCCAGTTTCCGCGATCGCATTGTTGATCCCGGTACAGTCTTGATTGGGGAAGTCGGCTTGGGTGGACAAGTGCGATCGGTTTCCCAGATGGAACTCCGATTAAAAGAAGCAGCTAAACTGGGATTCAAGAAAGCGATCGTTCCTAAAGGTCAAAAATTTCCCGACTTTGACATAGAAATTATCCCAGTTGCCAAAGTCATAGATGCAATTATTGCCGCCATCCCTCACCAAGAACTAACAGAAGAGGACTTCAACCCAGATGAGGATGAATAA
- a CDS encoding Uma2 family endonuclease: MTTFSNYVPQSDPPRPPWETLPTMYDLPSDNPEEPGLPDDFHFLQPLLLYLTFQPINWNPELVYSAADLNLYYDLDHPLWYKRPDWFGVVGVQKLYKGEDLRLSYVTWQEPANPFVVVELLSPGTEDEDLGITQKPTAKPPSKWEVYERILRIPYYIVFSRYTNELRAFQLVGGHYEAINLTEGRILMPELGLSLGVWQGAFRDINRLWLRWFTLTGELISEPTEEVVAATERAMIAEQEVEKAKRKAEQLAERLRQLGVNPDELV, from the coding sequence ATGACTACTTTCTCTAACTACGTCCCCCAATCTGACCCGCCGCGTCCTCCGTGGGAAACCCTACCAACAATGTATGATTTACCTAGCGACAACCCAGAGGAGCCAGGCTTGCCAGACGATTTCCATTTTTTACAGCCCTTACTTTTATACTTAACCTTTCAACCAATTAACTGGAATCCCGAATTAGTTTACAGTGCGGCTGACCTGAATCTTTATTACGATCTTGATCATCCACTATGGTACAAACGCCCTGATTGGTTTGGCGTTGTGGGAGTACAAAAACTCTACAAAGGTGAAGATTTGCGTTTAAGTTATGTCACTTGGCAAGAACCCGCAAATCCCTTTGTCGTCGTGGAATTATTATCCCCAGGTACAGAAGATGAAGATTTAGGCATTACTCAAAAGCCAACAGCTAAACCTCCTAGCAAATGGGAAGTTTACGAGCGAATTTTGCGAATCCCTTACTATATTGTGTTTAGTCGCTACACCAATGAACTGAGAGCTTTTCAGTTAGTAGGTGGTCATTATGAAGCGATAAATTTAACTGAGGGACGTATACTCATGCCAGAGTTGGGTTTAAGTTTGGGTGTATGGCAAGGAGCGTTTCGAGATATTAACAGGTTGTGGCTACGTTGGTTCACCTTAACAGGGGAATTAATTTCTGAGCCGACAGAAGAAGTTGTTGCAGCTACGGAACGAGCAATGATTGCTGAACAGGAAGTTGAAAAGGCAAAAAGAAAAGCAGAACAACTAGCAGAACGTCTGCGACAACTAGGAGTGAATCCTGATGAGCTAGTGTAA
- a CDS encoding SDH family Clp fold serine proteinase: MGFGIGDLFWIFLLLSSLQPLWQKRQVEYRRIRALQEFQQERKSRVILLIHRQESISLLGIPISRYITIEDSEQILRAIRLTPPDVPIDLILHTPGGLVLATEQIARALIRHSAKVTVFVPHYAMSGGTMLALAADEIVMDANAVLGPVDPQLGNFPAASILKVVKDKPIGEIDDQTLIMADLAGKAIQQVQRFVRTLLKDNIPKQKVNPENIESIIEALTTGRVTHDYPITVEEATEMGLPITVGLPRSIYELMDLYPQSQGGRPSVQYIPMPYDDRRPILPIPKGRPLEEPNQKN; encoded by the coding sequence ATGGGTTTTGGTATTGGTGATTTATTCTGGATTTTTCTCCTCCTTTCTTCTCTACAACCCCTCTGGCAAAAACGCCAAGTAGAATATCGCCGCATCCGGGCTTTACAAGAGTTTCAACAAGAACGTAAAAGCCGGGTAATTTTACTCATACACCGTCAAGAGTCCATCAGTTTGTTGGGTATTCCCATCTCACGCTACATCACTATCGAAGACTCAGAACAAATACTTAGGGCAATTCGCCTCACACCCCCAGATGTACCCATAGACCTGATTCTACACACACCAGGGGGTTTAGTCTTAGCTACCGAACAAATAGCCAGAGCTTTAATTCGTCACTCTGCCAAAGTTACCGTATTTGTACCCCACTATGCCATGAGCGGCGGTACCATGCTTGCCCTCGCCGCCGATGAAATCGTCATGGATGCCAATGCTGTCTTAGGTCCAGTTGATCCCCAACTGGGTAATTTCCCCGCCGCCAGCATTCTTAAAGTTGTCAAAGATAAACCAATCGGGGAGATTGATGACCAGACTTTAATCATGGCAGACCTAGCTGGCAAAGCTATTCAGCAAGTACAACGCTTCGTGCGAACTCTGCTCAAAGATAATATACCCAAACAAAAAGTTAACCCTGAAAATATCGAATCTATCATCGAAGCCTTGACCACTGGGCGAGTAACCCATGACTACCCCATCACCGTCGAAGAAGCTACAGAAATGGGGCTGCCCATAACTGTAGGACTGCCCCGTTCTATCTACGAACTAATGGATTTATATCCCCAATCCCAAGGAGGAAGACCCAGCGTTCAGTATATTCCTATGCCTTATGATGATCGCCGTCCAATCTTACCTATACCAAAAGGTAGACCCCTCGAAGAACCAAATCAAAAGAACTGA
- a CDS encoding peptidoglycan-binding domain-containing protein: MWCGFGKSSAVIATACVISASFVISNTTFADRQRNYTPQEFRTVLRGLGYNVKVTNTPLSDAETKKAISEFQKGYKLTPVDGIAGPKTQDFAANIVQILQANLNAVLKTNPPLPRDQFYGPKTEAAIKEFQKKHQLEATGIANLALRQKLDEEAKKVISKPSTQPTVKPSPSPTAKPTASPTAKPAASPTSKPTTSPAPTKSPATTPTVSPSPTESPTAKPEASPSPTESPSPTASPTTTP, encoded by the coding sequence ATGTGGTGTGGGTTTGGAAAATCAAGTGCAGTAATTGCTACAGCTTGTGTAATTAGTGCTAGTTTTGTAATTTCAAATACAACTTTTGCAGATCGTCAGCGTAATTATACGCCACAGGAATTTCGTACAGTTTTACGAGGTTTAGGCTATAACGTCAAGGTGACAAACACGCCTCTCAGCGACGCAGAAACTAAAAAAGCTATCAGTGAATTTCAAAAAGGTTACAAGCTTACCCCAGTTGATGGGATTGCAGGGCCAAAAACCCAAGACTTTGCTGCAAATATCGTTCAAATCTTGCAAGCAAACTTAAATGCAGTCCTAAAAACAAATCCCCCTTTACCTCGTGATCAATTTTACGGCCCCAAAACTGAAGCAGCTATTAAAGAATTTCAGAAAAAACATCAGCTAGAAGCAACTGGTATTGCTAATTTAGCTCTTCGTCAAAAGTTGGACGAAGAAGCCAAAAAAGTCATCAGTAAACCGAGTACTCAACCAACGGTGAAGCCGTCGCCATCACCGACAGCCAAACCTACAGCATCACCGACAGCTAAACCAGCAGCATCGCCAACATCTAAACCTACAACATCACCTGCGCCAACGAAATCGCCGGCAACTACACCAACAGTATCACCCTCACCAACGGAATCGCCAACAGCTAAACCGGAGGCATCACCCTCGCCAACGGAATCACCCTCACCAACAGCATCGCCGACAACTACACCTTAA
- the rimP gene encoding ribosome maturation factor RimP, giving the protein MTHPLVPPITDLAIPVAEQLGLEVVGIVFHTNQRPPVLRIDIRNPQQDTGLDDCERMSRALEAALDATEIIPDAYVLEVSSPGISRQLVTDREFISFKGFPVIVSTSPPHEEQQEWIGQLIRRDETKVYINQKGRVIEIPRPLITRVLLYDGE; this is encoded by the coding sequence ATGACTCATCCTTTAGTTCCACCAATTACAGATTTGGCAATACCAGTGGCAGAACAACTGGGATTGGAAGTCGTTGGCATCGTTTTTCACACCAACCAACGACCACCAGTATTGCGGATAGATATCCGTAATCCTCAACAGGATACTGGTCTGGATGATTGTGAGCGCATGAGCCGTGCTTTAGAAGCTGCCTTAGATGCAACGGAAATCATTCCAGATGCCTATGTCTTGGAAGTGTCGAGTCCTGGTATTTCGCGGCAACTGGTAACTGATCGGGAATTTATCTCTTTTAAAGGGTTTCCTGTAATTGTTTCCACTTCCCCACCCCACGAAGAACAACAAGAGTGGATTGGTCAGTTGATTCGCCGGGACGAGACAAAAGTTTACATAAATCAAAAAGGTCGCGTCATTGAAATTCCTCGCCCCCTAATTACTAGGGTGTTGCTATATGACGGCGAATAG